In Streptomyces capitiformicae, one genomic interval encodes:
- a CDS encoding sensor histidine kinase, producing MRGPGAWWRGKSTPAKVETYTRWSFHSFPLIEVGSFGVPLFGQVPLPQASWMFALMCGHGVLGSLTGARALDWVRGTREQPLRLMWAVGVVSMLIGVAAFVLVTRGVDDEAATALGAVFGGVLVFGVGMITLGIRRRRTALYLITGFAAGSGVLGLLLGAEATNALAAAIAVLLGTSFFAFTSVFSVWLLKAVYELDAARETRARLAVAEERLRFGRDLHDVIGRNLAVIALKSELAVQLARRERPEAVEQMVEVQRIAQESQREVRDVVRGYREADLGVELAGAQGVLEAAGIDCSVDGDDTAELPGEVQSALAWVVREGTTNVLRHGNAGQCAVSLRVTAGQVVLTLENDMENGEVRGAGSGLAGLRERLAIVDGTLQAGPVDGDAFRVVATVPLTSAGAGPAGAEGTKVARGADVVRGVAS from the coding sequence ATGCGGGGGCCGGGGGCCTGGTGGCGGGGGAAGAGCACACCGGCGAAGGTGGAGACGTACACGCGGTGGTCGTTCCACTCCTTCCCGTTGATCGAGGTCGGCTCGTTCGGGGTGCCGCTCTTCGGGCAGGTACCGCTGCCGCAGGCGAGCTGGATGTTCGCGCTGATGTGCGGACACGGCGTACTCGGCTCACTGACCGGAGCGCGGGCGCTCGACTGGGTGCGCGGCACCCGCGAACAGCCCCTCCGGCTGATGTGGGCGGTCGGAGTGGTCAGCATGTTGATCGGGGTCGCCGCATTTGTACTGGTCACACGCGGGGTCGACGACGAGGCGGCCACCGCGCTGGGCGCGGTGTTCGGGGGTGTGCTGGTCTTCGGCGTCGGGATGATCACGCTCGGCATCCGTCGGCGTCGGACCGCGCTGTACCTGATCACGGGCTTCGCGGCGGGCTCCGGCGTCCTGGGCCTCCTCCTGGGCGCCGAAGCGACCAACGCGCTGGCCGCGGCGATCGCCGTGCTGCTCGGCACCTCGTTCTTCGCCTTCACCTCGGTCTTCTCCGTATGGCTCCTCAAGGCCGTCTACGAACTCGACGCCGCCCGCGAGACCCGGGCCCGGCTCGCCGTCGCCGAGGAGCGGCTCCGCTTCGGGCGCGACCTGCACGATGTGATCGGCCGCAACCTCGCGGTGATCGCGCTCAAGAGCGAGCTGGCCGTCCAGCTGGCCCGCCGGGAGCGGCCCGAGGCCGTCGAGCAGATGGTCGAGGTCCAGCGGATCGCGCAGGAGTCGCAGCGCGAGGTGCGGGATGTCGTACGGGGGTACCGCGAGGCCGATCTTGGGGTCGAACTCGCCGGTGCGCAAGGGGTGTTGGAGGCGGCCGGCATCGACTGCTCGGTCGACGGCGACGACACGGCGGAACTGCCGGGGGAGGTGCAGTCCGCGCTCGCCTGGGTGGTGCGGGAGGGGACGACGAACGTGCTGCGGCACGGGAACGCCGGGCAGTGTGCGGTGAGCTTGCGGGTGACGGCGGGGCAGGTGGTGCTGACCTTGGAGAACGACATGGAGAACGGTGAGGTGCGGGGCGCCGGATCCGGGCTCGCCGGGCTGCGGGAGCGGCTGGCGATCGTGGACGGGACCCTGCAGGCGGGGCCGGTGGACGGGGACGCGTTCCGGGTGGTGGCCACGGTGCCGTTGACCTCGGCGGGCGCGGGGCCGGCGGGCGCGGAGGGCACCAAGGTCGCGCGGGGCGCGGACGTCGTACGAGGGGTCGCCTCATGA
- a CDS encoding response regulator transcription factor has product MTAVPEAVRPVRLLLADDEHLIRGALAALLALEDDLVVVAEAASGPEALAMARAHEPDVAVLDLQMPGADGVRVATSLRAELPACRVLIVTGHGRPGHLKRALEAGVRGFVPKTVSAQRLAEIIRTVHAGNRYVDPELAADAISSGDSPLTSREAEVLEFAADGAPVAEIAERAALSQGTVRNYLSSAVSKLGVENRHAAVRLARERGWV; this is encoded by the coding sequence ATGACCGCCGTACCCGAGGCCGTGCGGCCCGTGCGGTTGTTGCTTGCCGATGATGAGCATCTGATCCGGGGGGCGCTGGCCGCGTTGCTGGCGTTGGAGGATGACCTGGTGGTCGTCGCGGAGGCGGCCAGTGGGCCGGAGGCGCTGGCCATGGCTCGGGCGCATGAGCCGGATGTGGCGGTGCTGGATCTGCAGATGCCGGGGGCGGACGGTGTGAGGGTGGCCACATCGCTGCGCGCCGAACTGCCGGCCTGCCGGGTGCTGATCGTCACCGGTCACGGGCGGCCGGGGCATCTGAAGCGGGCGCTTGAGGCGGGTGTGCGCGGGTTCGTGCCCAAGACCGTCAGCGCGCAGCGGCTCGCGGAGATCATCCGGACCGTGCACGCGGGAAACCGTTACGTCGACCCGGAGTTGGCCGCCGACGCGATCTCCTCCGGGGACTCGCCGCTCACCTCGCGGGAGGCCGAGGTGCTGGAGTTCGCCGCCGACGGGGCCCCCGTCGCGGAGATCGCCGAGCGGGCCGCGCTGTCTCAGGGGACCGTACGGAACTATCTCTCCTCGGCCGTGTCCAAGCTCGGCGTGGAGAACCGTCATGCGGCAGTGCGGCTCGCACGGGAGCGAGGTTGGGTATAG
- a CDS encoding phosphoribosylaminoimidazolesuccinocarboxamide synthase: protein MSGFVEKPEPIQVPGLVHLHTGKVRDLYQNEAGDLVMVASDRTSAFDWVLPTEIPDKGRVLTQLSLWWFDQLADLVPNHVLSTDLPPGAPADWAGRTLVCKSLRMVPVEAVARGYLTGSGLLEYNESRTVCGLALPEGLVDGSELPAPIFTPATKAAVGEHDENVSYEEVARQVGAETAAQLRQTTLAVYSRARDIARDRGIILADTKFEFGYEDDTLVLADEVLTPDSSRFWPADQWEPGHAQPSFDKQFVRDWLTSTASGWDRKSEQPPPPLPEEIIAATRAKYVEAYERLTGTTWS, encoded by the coding sequence GTGTCCGGATTCGTAGAAAAGCCCGAGCCGATTCAGGTTCCGGGCCTGGTGCATCTGCACACCGGCAAGGTGCGCGACCTGTACCAGAACGAGGCGGGCGACCTCGTGATGGTCGCCAGCGATCGAACGTCCGCGTTCGACTGGGTGCTGCCGACGGAGATCCCCGACAAGGGGCGCGTCCTCACGCAGCTTTCCCTCTGGTGGTTCGACCAGCTCGCCGACCTGGTCCCGAACCACGTCCTGAGCACAGACCTCCCGCCGGGCGCCCCCGCCGACTGGGCGGGCCGCACCCTCGTCTGCAAGTCCTTGCGGATGGTCCCCGTGGAGGCGGTCGCCCGCGGCTATCTCACCGGCTCGGGCCTGCTGGAGTACAACGAGTCGCGTACGGTCTGCGGCCTCGCCCTCCCCGAGGGCCTGGTCGACGGCTCGGAACTCCCCGCGCCGATCTTCACGCCGGCCACGAAGGCCGCCGTAGGCGAGCACGACGAGAACGTGTCGTACGAGGAGGTCGCCCGCCAGGTCGGCGCGGAGACCGCCGCCCAGCTGCGCCAGACGACCCTCGCGGTGTACAGCAGGGCGCGTGACATCGCCCGAGACCGGGGCATCATCCTCGCCGACACCAAGTTCGAGTTCGGCTACGAGGACGACACCCTCGTCCTCGCCGACGAGGTCCTCACCCCCGACTCCTCCCGCTTCTGGCCGGCCGACCAGTGGGAGCCGGGCCATGCCCAGCCGTCCTTCGACAAGCAGTTCGTACGCGACTGGCTGACCTCCACCGCCTCCGGCTGGGACCGCAAGAGTGAGCAGCCCCCGCCGCCGCTCCCCGAGGAGATCATCGCCGCGACCCGCGCGAAGTACGTGGAGGCGTACGAGCGACTGACCGGCACGACCTGGTCGTAA
- a CDS encoding N,N-dimethylformamidase beta subunit family domain-containing protein, with translation MPRWESGALAHAVTDPFGQGPVPWLRGAVTYFDDTGQVVPWYVDLDQAPSEPRVKASGPRVPAPRTPAGPRSADDVRRQIKGFTATGAAAPGESIDFHITVDPPQEFGVDIYRIGHYGGDGAAKITTSPRLSGIVQPPPLTADRTVSCHHWWLSWRLQIPSYWNVGAYVAVLTTADGHRSHVPFTIRDDRPADLLLLLPDITWQAYNLYPEDGRTGASLYHAWDDEGRLLGESDAATTVSFDRPYAGAGLPLHVGHAYDFIRWAERYGYDLAYADARDLHSGRVDPTRYRGLVFPGHDEYWSAPMRRTAELARDTGTSLVFLSSNTMYWQVELSPSPSGAPDRLLTCRKRRGPGKPVLWREIDRPEQQLMGIQYEGRVPDPHPLVVRNADHWLWDATGAHENDELEGMVAGEADRYFPRTPLPEHQGRILLAHSPYRDTHGVVRHQETSLYRAPSGALVFASGTFAWSPALDRPGHVDTRVQRATANLLDRICKRD, from the coding sequence ATCCCCCGCTGGGAATCAGGTGCCCTCGCCCACGCCGTCACCGACCCCTTCGGCCAGGGCCCTGTCCCGTGGCTACGAGGCGCCGTGACGTATTTCGACGACACGGGCCAGGTCGTCCCCTGGTACGTGGACCTGGACCAAGCCCCATCCGAGCCCCGGGTCAAGGCCAGCGGCCCGCGCGTCCCGGCTCCGCGCACCCCGGCGGGCCCGCGCTCCGCGGACGACGTGCGCCGCCAGATCAAAGGGTTCACGGCGACCGGCGCCGCCGCGCCCGGCGAGTCCATCGACTTCCACATCACGGTGGACCCACCCCAGGAATTCGGCGTCGACATCTACCGCATCGGCCACTACGGCGGCGACGGCGCCGCGAAGATCACCACCAGCCCCCGCCTCTCCGGCATCGTCCAGCCGCCGCCGCTCACCGCCGACCGCACGGTCTCCTGCCACCACTGGTGGCTGTCCTGGCGCCTGCAGATCCCGAGCTACTGGAACGTCGGCGCATACGTGGCGGTCCTCACCACCGCCGACGGCCACCGCTCCCACGTGCCGTTCACCATCCGCGACGACCGCCCCGCCGACCTGCTGCTCCTGCTCCCGGACATCACCTGGCAGGCGTACAACCTGTACCCGGAGGACGGCCGCACGGGCGCCAGCCTCTACCACGCCTGGGACGACGAGGGCCGTCTCCTCGGCGAGTCCGACGCCGCGACGACCGTCTCCTTCGACCGCCCGTACGCCGGCGCAGGCCTCCCCCTCCACGTCGGCCACGCCTACGACTTCATTCGCTGGGCCGAGCGCTACGGCTACGACCTCGCCTACGCCGACGCCCGTGACCTGCACTCCGGCCGCGTCGACCCCACCCGCTACCGAGGGCTGGTCTTCCCGGGCCACGACGAGTACTGGTCGGCGCCGATGCGCCGCACCGCCGAGCTCGCCCGCGACACCGGCACCTCACTCGTCTTCCTCTCCTCCAACACCATGTACTGGCAGGTGGAGCTGAGCCCGTCCCCGTCCGGTGCCCCCGACCGGCTGCTCACCTGCCGAAAACGCCGGGGCCCCGGAAAACCCGTACTGTGGCGCGAAATCGACCGCCCCGAGCAGCAGTTGATGGGCATCCAGTACGAGGGCCGGGTCCCCGACCCCCACCCCCTGGTCGTGCGCAACGCCGACCACTGGCTCTGGGACGCGACCGGCGCCCATGAGAACGACGAGCTGGAGGGCATGGTCGCCGGCGAGGCCGACCGTTACTTCCCCCGCACCCCGCTCCCCGAGCACCAGGGCCGCATCCTCCTCGCCCACTCCCCCTACCGGGACACCCACGGTGTCGTCCGCCACCAGGAGACCTCCCTCTACCGGGCCCCCTCCGGCGCCTTGGTCTTCGCATCCGGAACATTCGCCTGGTCCCCGGCCCTGGACCGCCCCGGCCACGTGGACACGCGTGTCCAACGAGCCACGGCGAACCTCCTGGACCGCATCTGCAAACGAGACTGA